The following are from one region of the Heptranchias perlo isolate sHepPer1 chromosome 11, sHepPer1.hap1, whole genome shotgun sequence genome:
- the LOC137326969 gene encoding transgelin-3-like — protein sequence MANRGPSYGLSREVEQKIEQKYDPELEERLVDWIIVQCGGDVYRPVHGKLHFQKWLSTGALLCKVINSLHPKDQEPIKKIQESTMAFKQMEHISQFLKAAEAYGVAAMDIFQTVDLWEGKDLAAVQRTLMALGSVAVTKDDGYYRGDPNWFHRKAQGTKRAFSEEQLRKGQSVIGLQMGSNKGASQSGMTGYGMHRQIM from the exons ATGGCCAATAGAGGACCAAGCTACGGCCTGAGCAGAGAGGTTGAGCAAAAAATTGAGCAGAAATATGatccagaattggaagaacgatTGGTGGATTGGATCATTGTGCAATGTGGTGGGGATGTATATCGTCCGGTTCATGGAAAACTACACTTTCAGAAATGGTTATCGACTGGTGCA TTATTGTGCAAAGTTATAAACAGCCTTCATCCAAAAGACCAGGAGCCAATTAAAAAAATCCAGGAATCCACCATGGCCTTCAAACAGATGGAACACATCTCTCAGTTTCTGAAAGCTGCTGAAGCTTATGGTGTTGCAGCAATGGATATCTTCCAGACTGTAGACTTGTGGGAAG GAAAGGATTTGGCTGCAGTTCAAAGAACTCTAATGGCTTTAGGTAGTGTAGCAGTCACCAAAGATGATGGCTATTATCGTGGGGACCCCAACTGGTTCCATAG GAAAGCTCAGGGAACCAAGCGAGCATTTTCTGAAGAACAACTACGAAAGGGACAAAGTGTTATAGGCCTACAGATGGGAAGCAATAAGGGAGCCTCCCAGTCTGGTATGACTGGTTATGGCATGCATCGACAGATCATGTAA